From one Candidatus Eisenbacteria bacterium genomic stretch:
- a CDS encoding thiolase domain-containing protein has protein sequence MREVAVIGVGMSQWGELWKKSLRQIFVDAALAAIGDAGVDKIDSMYVGCMSSGLFVGQEHLASLLADYVGVAGISAARVESACASGGVAFRSGYIEVASGISDIVLVGGVEKMTDVSGDGATYALATAADQEYEGYQGVTFPGLYAMMASDHMRRFGTTREQIAHVAVKNHKHGAMNPRAQYPYEITVDAVLKSVLVADPLRILDCSPITDGAAAVILCPLDAAKKFTKKPLIKVTGSGSSTDTIALHDREDFCEFAATKRAAERAYKMAGVGPSDISLAEVHDCFTIAEICVIEALGFVERGEGGKAAESGLTALGGRIPVNTSGGLKSKGHPVGATGVAQIVEITEQLRGESGKRQVKGARRGLTQNMGGTGGSTVVHILEVA, from the coding sequence ATGCGCGAAGTCGCAGTAATCGGAGTGGGAATGAGCCAGTGGGGGGAGCTCTGGAAGAAATCCTTGAGACAGATATTTGTTGACGCCGCTCTGGCGGCCATCGGCGATGCCGGTGTTGACAAAATTGACTCGATGTACGTCGGCTGCATGAGCAGCGGGCTTTTTGTCGGCCAGGAGCATCTGGCCTCTCTACTTGCAGACTACGTGGGGGTCGCCGGAATATCAGCCGCGAGAGTCGAGTCTGCCTGCGCCTCCGGGGGCGTCGCCTTCAGGAGCGGATACATCGAGGTCGCCTCTGGAATTAGCGACATCGTGCTCGTGGGCGGCGTTGAGAAAATGACTGACGTGAGCGGAGACGGTGCCACTTACGCGCTCGCCACGGCGGCGGACCAGGAGTACGAGGGCTACCAGGGCGTGACTTTTCCCGGGCTCTACGCCATGATGGCGAGCGATCACATGAGGCGGTTCGGTACGACCAGGGAACAGATTGCTCACGTCGCCGTGAAGAATCACAAGCATGGTGCGATGAACCCCAGGGCCCAATACCCATACGAAATAACGGTCGACGCGGTACTGAAATCGGTCCTGGTGGCGGACCCGCTGCGCATACTGGACTGTTCACCGATAACTGACGGGGCCGCTGCCGTGATTCTCTGTCCTCTTGACGCGGCGAAGAAGTTCACGAAGAAACCGCTGATCAAGGTCACAGGCTCTGGCAGCTCCACTGACACAATCGCCCTGCACGACAGGGAAGACTTCTGTGAATTCGCCGCGACGAAGAGAGCGGCCGAGCGAGCGTACAAGATGGCAGGCGTGGGGCCCTCCGACATAAGTCTCGCGGAGGTCCACGACTGCTTCACGATCGCAGAGATTTGTGTTATCGAAGCCTTGGGTTTCGTTGAGAGAGGGGAGGGCGGAAAAGCCGCGGAGAGCGGACTCACTGCTCTCGGGGGTCGCATCCCCGTCAACACGAGCGGTGGGCTTAAGTCGAAGGGGCACCCCGTGGGAGCCACGGGCGTCGCTCAGATCGTTGAGATTACCGAGCAATTGAGAGGCGAGTCAGGAAAGAGACAAGTCAAGGGTGCAAGGAGAGGGCTGACTCAGAACATGGGTGGAACAGGCGGCAGCACCGTCGTACACATACTGGAGGTGGCCTGA
- a CDS encoding Zn-ribbon domain-containing OB-fold protein, with the protein MFPARYWREIPQRYRLEAEKCKRCGRICFPPRSKCPKCGSMEFDAVRLSEGGVVRTFTVIRVAPSQFSDQAPYAVGIVELDGGVKITTQIVDCPLDKIHVGQKVRVEFRRIQEDGSAGILCYGYKCVPVS; encoded by the coding sequence ATGTTTCCGGCACGTTATTGGAGGGAAATCCCGCAGAGATATCGTCTCGAGGCAGAGAAATGCAAACGCTGCGGGAGGATTTGCTTCCCGCCTAGAAGCAAGTGCCCGAAGTGTGGGAGCATGGAGTTTGATGCCGTGAGGTTGTCCGAGGGCGGCGTTGTGCGGACCTTCACCGTGATACGCGTGGCTCCGTCTCAATTCTCTGACCAGGCGCCGTACGCCGTAGGAATTGTCGAGCTCGATGGCGGCGTCAAGATCACCACGCAAATAGTCGATTGTCCGCTCGACAAGATACACGTGGGCCAGAAGGTGAGAGTGGAATTCCGCCGCATTCAAGAGGACGGAAGCGCGGGCATACTCTGCTACGGGTAC